A region from the Palaemon carinicauda isolate YSFRI2023 chromosome 9, ASM3689809v2, whole genome shotgun sequence genome encodes:
- the LOC137646343 gene encoding uncharacterized protein — MEAQLDCKIRSELDLELCDYVFCTDSTSVLKYIRNLSARYHTFVNNRVNLIRDLSDITAWRYAKTSVNPADLASRGLDVDSLLESLLWLTGPEFLCQEQDSWPALPNDVKLAELDGVPEVKQSAPIFSMVVPEPILVEKIAAKFTARRGAVKRIWSDNGTNFVADDRELKEAL; from the exons atggaagctcaacttgattgcaagatcaggtcagaacttgatttggagttgtgtgactaTGTGTTCTGcaccgacagcacgtctgtcctgaagtacatccgtaacctgtctgcaagataccacacgtttgtgaacaaccgtgtgaacctcatccgcgacctaagtgacatcaccgcttggaggtatgcGAAAACCTCTGtgaaccctgcagacctggcctctcggggccttgatgtggacagcttgctggagtcattgctgtggctgacaggaccagagttcctgtgtcaagagcaggacagttggccagctcttcctaACGATGTTAAGCTAGCAGAACTAGATGGAGTTCCAGAAGTTAAGCAatctgcacccatcttcagcatggtggtgccggaaccaatcttagtggagaagattgctgccaa atttacggccaggcgaggagctgtcaagagaatatggtcagacaacggtaccaacTTCGTCGCAGatgaccgagagctgaaggaagctctttaa